TATAAGTACTGGTAACATTGAGCCAAAACATCTCAGAGTTACAGGATGTATGCTAGGTAAGTTCACATTGACTGATGATGGGAAAGCCGTAAGACCTGATGAAACTGTCAGCCAAAATGAGTTGCTGAGTACAATCGAAAAGTAATTTAACTATTCAAACATCCTTCGAAGGCTATACAATTTTTAGGATTAATAAATTGAATATGAAATTAATCCTTTTATTTTTTACGATGAAGAAACAGGAGAATTTTGATGAAACGATTAAGTTCATTTTCCATATTATTAGTAACATTCGTTCTGCTTTTTTTGACTTCAATCATCGCAGCAGCTTCATTTGCTTCAGAAGCTGCCGAAATCCCTTACCAGATAAATAATTCTGATCGCATAGTTATTGGTACAGTAAGCGAGATTAATATGTCTCGTGACCATACAATTGCTACAATTAAAGTTAATGAATGGCTCTATAATCCCTTGCCTACAGAAACCATAAAAGTGAGATCAGAAAGGGGAACTAATTTATTGACTACAGTCGAAGTTGAGTTCTTCCAGAACGAGTCAGTTCTCTTGATGCTGAATGATGTAGATCTCGATAAACAGCTTTTCCGTGTTGGAATCGGAGTTCCAGGAAAACACCCTGCTTCAGATAGGGACGCGGTAATCGAGGAGTTAAAAGCTCAGGGCAAGTGGAAAGGAGAAAACCAAACAGAGAATAAGACAAATGGAATAGAAACGATAACGGACATAGAAACAACAGACAATCATGAAGAGAATATAACCAAAAATAGTACAGTGGACAATGGAAAAGAAGAGAATACAGGAACAATAGATAAGCAGGAAGAAAAATCCAACACTACTCAGGAATCAAAAAGTGCTCCTTTTATAAGCTCTTTCTGGTTGCTTGTAATAGTGCTCGGGACCGTTATGTATGTAAGAAAGATGAAATAATAATTAAATCATATAGATTTTGTTGTTTCACCTGTTCACTCAAGCAAGGGTGGGAGAAGCCACCCATATATTTCACCAGTCTCATCCCGGCTACGGCTTACACCTCTCGGTTTCCGAGTCCTGAGAAACTTTAACTACTCCTACTTTAACCATCTGTATAATGTACACACAAGTGTGCCCTAAATAATTCTAATACTTTCCTTGTGAGTTTACTCCACGAGTTTCTGAAATATCAAACTTTACCTCTGGAGACAGGGTCAAATTAATCTTGATTTGAAAAAAACTCTGTTTTTCAAAATATTTCTACGTGAATTTTTGCTCTCTACGTGGTTTGGATCCAAAAATAGCAGTAAATTTGATTCTCTGATATTTTTGTCAATTTGTGCGAAGTGTCACGCCTAAATTTAATAAATCTCGACAACATATAGACGTATATTCATCTTTTTTCGATAGTTTATCTTTAGGTATTAACTATTGAATCTGAGTGGAGGCAATATGCTCATATATAAAGTTTCTAACCAGATCATCAAATAATCAAAGATTCTGAAATAATTAATGATCCGAAAAAGTATGAAAAAGGGATAGTTTGATGATCTGGCTAAAAAGTTTACGGTTTATATAGAATGTATTGATAATAATTTTAGAAGGTGAAAATTTGAGTCAAATCAGCAAGGGAATTGCTGTTTTTATCGTTGTTCTAGCTTTTATAATAATCTTGGGACTATTTGTAAGTGCACTAGTTGACCCTAAGACGCAAGTTGATACTAAAATGCCGATGAATATGGAAACGCCAGTTCAAGGAAAAGAAATAGGTGGCTTATTTATTGAATTTGAAGATGGAACTAATGAACCTGAAGTTAAAGCCATTCTTGAAAACTGCAATATTCCCGTAAATTATAGCATAAATTACAATTCTGACATTCTGCCAAGTAGATGCTACATAATGGTAGATAAAGATAAAATAATGGATATAGAGGGATTGGTAGATGAGATAAATTTGACTATCCCTGTAAAAAAAGGAAGTAACTATGTGTTGACGGTAACTGAACGAGCTATCCAAGATAAAAATTTTCTTGCAATACTGGAAAAAAATAATCTTCAGGTGAAAAAATCCATATACTGTTATGTCCACCTTGAAGATGGACATATGAGTTGGAACCCGGATGAAGATATACCCAGAATAAAAGATGAGTTTAGAATGAATGAGAAGGTGTTGACCGTAAATCAAGAAATGAAAGTCAATGATTTATTTGTCGAATTTGAAAATGGAACTACTGAATCTGAAGTTAAAGCTATTCTTGAAAACTACAACATGACTATGAACTATAGTATAGATTACAATGTTGACTACTTTGAAGATAAATATTACATATCAGTAGACAAAGATAAAATTATGGATGTAAGAAACGAGTTAAATAAAGGGACAAATTGGATTGCCCCTGTATTCCCTGATATTAAAAAAGGAAATTATTATATAATCACAGTAACTGAACAAGCTATTCAGGATAAAAATTTCCTTGCAATGCTAGAGAAAAATGATCTTCAAGTCAAAAAGTCCGTCTATTGTGATATTATTCTTAGAGACGAGTCTAAGAACTCGATTTGGGAAATAGATGCGCTCAGAATAAAAAATGAACTTGAAAGAAATGAGAAAATACTGACCATAAGTACTGATGGTAGTACCCAATAAGAACTTATCCGAAAAGTGTTGAAACCTATTTTTAAAACAACGTCGGATAAGAGGGTAACATGTACTTGAGGTATTATCTAGCTTGAATAAATTACTCTCCCTTACTATTTTTCTGTGTTCTTTCTAGATTCTATTGATTTGAAGCTGAGGGGTTGCTATCATACCAGCCTCGATAATCTTTTTTATATAATTTTGAATATGTGTGAAGGTGAATGCTCCTATGTATATTTTCTAGCCAAACTCCAACTATTAAAGATTCGGATATTACAGAATCAAAATGAGTATGGAAAACAGATAGTTTATTAGATGGTCGGAAAACTTGTAAGGAGTTAGGTAAAAAATTTATATAGTTCAGAAGTGCTTTCCAGATAACACAAACTCCATAAATTGGTATACTTAATCTGTAGGGTTGGATTTAAAGAGTGGATTAGGTAATGAATATGAGGACTCGTTACAAAATAATTGTACTATTAATAATCATTTCTGCCGCGTTGCTGTCTCTCTGGTGGCAAGACCAGAAGCAGAGGATGTATGATAGGAATCACATTAGCAGTTATGATTACTATATAGAGTTAACTACAGACTCGACCCTGAGCAATGTCACTCTTTACCTTCCGCTCCCGGTGATAAACAACAAACACATCATCCGTAGGCACAGATATCGTAGAGCATCACTTCAATGACTATGATCATTCATGGAAATATGCCTTGGTTAATACGGAGCACGGATTAATGCTTTCTATAAAAAATAAGAAAATAGAGCCAAAATACACTACCCGAAATAAAGGTTCAAAGAAGATTCTGCATCCAAACATGTTTTCCGAAACATTGTTCTCTAATCAGACCATAGACACAATGAACCCGCTGGGCAATGAAATGGTTCTTATGCCCAAATACAATCTCACACTTAATGTTAACAACAGAGTACCCCATACACAGGCGTCTGAGCAGTTTGATTATGAAAGCAAGATGTATGCCTGCTATGATACCTCCTCGAATGCAAACGTCAGCATTTCCATCTACCTGCATGGAACGAATGGATGGTGGATCGGAGGATGGCAGTATAACAGCTATTGGGAAACCATGGAAATTATGCTGCCCGGATCTCAGGATGGATGGAAAACAGTAAATGGTGAGCTTGTTACAGGAGAAGGGACGTACAAGATATAATGAGATCATCCAAAACTTTGAGTTCAAATAGAATCCAAATAGTTTTGTGACGCTTCAATTCTTCAGTCACTCTTTTACAAGAAGTGATTTTCCTGTCATTTCTTCGGGTTTCGGGATCCCAAGAAGTTCGAGAATAGTCGGTGCAATGTCAGATAATTTTCCATTCTTAAGTGCTTTTATGTCACCGTTTCCGAAGTAGATGCATTTCACCGGGTTTGATGTATGCGCAGTAAACGGCTCTCCTGTCTTCGAGTTTATCACCTGCTCGGCATTTCCGTGGTCAGCGGTTATAAGTGCTATGCCTTCTTTTTCTTTCAGAGCCTCAACAATCCTGCCCAGACAGGTGTCTACGGCTTCTACCGCCTTCACTGCAGCTTCAAAAACTCCGGTATGCCCAACCATATCCATGTTTGCAAAGTTAAGGACAATAACATCATACTTTCCAGACCGGATTCTCCTGATAACCTCATCCGTAATCTCATATGCGCTCATTTCAGGTTTGAGGTCGTATGTAGGAATCTTCGGTGAAGGAATAAGGCAGCGGTCTTCACCCCTGTAACACTTTTCTTCGCCGCCGTTAAGGAAATAGGTCACATGGGCGTATTTCTCTGTTTCAGCTATGCGTAGCTGGATGAGTCCATGCTTGCTCAGCACCTCTCCAAGTACATTTTCCAGCTTTATAGGAGGGAAAGCAATGGGCACATTAAGGGTTTCGTCGTACTGGGTCATGCAGACAAAATAAACCTTCGGACGTTTTTCTCTCACAAAACCGTCAAAGTCCTCTTTTACAAACGCCCAGGTTATCTGCCGCGCCCTATCCGGTCTGAAATTGAAAAAGATTACAGAGTCGTTGTCCTGTATCGTTGCAATGGGCTTTCCTTCCGGATCAGTAATTACAATCGGTTTCACGAACTCATCAGTCTCTCCCCTTCTGTAGGCTTCGGAAACTGCAGTTTCTACATCCGGAGCTGTATATGGGGCTACTCCTTCTGTAAGTGCATAATAGGCAAGCTTTGTCCTGTCCCAGCGTTTATCTCTGTCCATTGCGTAGTAACGCCCCGATACAGTTGCGATTTTAGCAGTTCCATTTTCCTTGCAAAAAGAATCGAGTTCTTTTATGTCTGCAAGAGCAGTTTTAGGGGGCACGTCCCTCCCATCCAGAAAAGAGTGGATATAAACTTTTTTTATCCCTTTCTCCTGTGCAAGTTTGATAAGAGCATAAAGGTGGGTAATGCAACTGTGAACGCCTCCGTAGGAAACAAGCCCCATGAGGTGCAGGCTTGAATCATTGACCTTAACATTTGAAATTGCATTTAGAAAAGCCGGATTTTTGAAGAAGTCTCTGTTCCTGATAGAGATGTTTATTCGGGTAAGATCCTGATATACAATTCGTCCTGCCCCTATGTTCAGATGCCCAACTTCGGAATTTCCCATAAGATCATCTGGAAGACCTACAGCCTCACCGGAAGCTTTTAAAAAACACCATGGGTATTCCTTTTCCAGCCGATCAAAGTTCGGAGTTCTGGCTGCCATTACAGCATTTCCTTTTTTATCTTCCCTGTATCCCCAGCCGTCAAAAATAATGAGCATAAGAGGTTTAGGTCTTCCAGCCTGAGTCATAACAAGAAACTCCACCTTTAAGTTCAACCGCGTAAGTCCTGCCGGTAACTGCGTGTGTAGTATTACAACAGGTCTACAACATATCTACGTGCCAGAGCGTGCTTCGAGTATACTTCCAGTTTTGCACAGCGCCTGCTGTAAGGGCAAAGTAGATCACAACACTTTTCGGATTGACCTTACCAATAATGGACACCAGTTACTTTTCCCCTTCTTATTTTCCCATTTCCTTTTCCGTTTCCAGAACTTTAAGGGTGACTTTTATAACCGAATCCGGATTAAGCGAAATGGAATCTATCCCCTGTTTTACCAGGAACTCTGCAATTTCGGGATAGTCGCTGGGTGCCTGTCCGCAGATCCCACTGTGCCTTCCATTCTTTTTTGCTCCCTGTACTGCCATCGCCATTATTTTCATAACGCCCGGGTCCCGCTCATCAAATTCCGCAGCAAGCAGTTCCGAATCCCTATCAACACCCAGAGTCAGCTGGGTCAGGTCATTTGAGCCGATTGAGAAGCCATCGAAATATTCGCTGAAGTCGTCAATTTGAAGAACATTGTTTGGAATCTCGCACATAACATAGACCTGCAACTCATTTTCCCCTCTCTTTAACCCGTTTTTTTCCATTTCGGCAATTACTTTCTTTGCCTCTTCAACAGTCCGGCAGAAGGGAATCATGATAATGAGATTTTTAAGTCCCATCTCTTCCCTGACTTTTTTCATAGCCCTGCATTCAAGAGCAAAACCTTCCCTGTAACGCTCATTAAAATAACGGGAAGCTCCCCTGAAACCAAGCATGGGATTGTTTTCTTCCACTTCAAAGTCGCTGCCCCCAAGCAAGCTTGCATACTCATTGCTTTTGAAGTCACTTGTGCGGACCACGACATCCTTAGGGTAAAAAGACGCAGCAATGGTTCCGACACCCTGAGCAAGCTTATCTACGAAATATTCTTCTTTATTATCGGAATTTTGGGTAAGTTCCTCTATTTTCTGAAGGACTTTATGGTCTTTGACTTTCTCAGGGTGCACCAGAGCCATTGGATGGATCTTGATATAGTTTGAGATAATAAACTCCAGCCTTGCAAGCCCTATACCGTCGTTTGGGATCATGGAAAGGCTAAAAGCCTCATCAGGATTTCCAAGGTTCATCATAATCGCGGTTTTGGGGCGTTTTGCGTCTTTAAGGCTCATTGTATCTTTGTGGAAAGGAAGAGTTCCGTCATACACAAGCCCCTCTTCACCTTCCGCACAGCTTACGGTAATTTCCCGACCTGTCTCTAGAACCTCTGTTGCATTGCCTGTCCCCACAACTGCCGGAATACCCAGTTCTCGGCTAACAATTGCGGCATGGGAAGTTCTTCCTCCCTGGTTCGTGACAATTGCGGATGCTATTTTCATTACGGGTTCCCAGTCCGGAGTTGTGGCGTTAGCGATAAGGATCTCTCCCTGTTTAAAAGAAGGAAGATCTGAAACGTCAGGAATTACATGTGCCTTTCCGGAAGCAATTTTATCTCCTATGCTTTTGCCTTTAGCAAGAACGTTTGATTTCTTTTCGAGTACATAGGTCTCCAGAACATCTCTTCTTTTCTGAGACTGGACAGTCTCAGGTCTTGCCTGCACTACAAAGAGTTCTCCCGTTACTCCGTCCTTTGCCCATTCGATATCCATGGGCATGGATTTCTTATCTTTATTTGAGTAATAGTCTTCAATGGTAACAGCATACCATGCAAGTTTAAGCACTTCGTCGTCATTGATGCAGAAGCGGCGCCGGTCCACCTCAGGAACCTCCACGTTCCGGGTAAGCATTTTGGAGCCGCCCTGTCCATAGATCATCTTGATTTCTTTATCCCCTAAATTCTTCTCAATAATCGGCTTATACCCTTCCTTGAAAGTTGGCTTGAAAACATAGAACTCGTCCGGGTTGACCTGCCCCTGTACGATATTCTCCCCAAGCCCGTAGGAGCCAGTAATAAAGACTACGTCCCTGAAACCCGTTTCCGTATCCAGAGTAAATATAACGCCGCTTGATGCAAGGTCAGACCTGACCATTTTCATTATCCCTATCGACAGTGCCACTTTAAAATGGTCAAAGTTATTTATCACCCTGTAGGAAATAGCTCTGTCAGTAAAAAGCGATGCAATACAGCGTACGCAGGCATCTCGAAGTGCCGGATAACCCCTGATGTTAAGGTAAGATTCTTGCTGCCCTGCAAAAGAAGCAGTGGGAAGGTCTTCAGCAGTTGCCGAACTCCTCACGGCTACATCCGTGTTCTCTCCATACTGCTCGCAGAGGTGATCATACCCGGATTTAATTTCCTGCCAGAGGTCATCCGGAAGTCCTGCATCAAGAATCAGGTCTCTTGCGTTTTTTCCCCTTTTTGCAAGTTCTGATACATCCGAGGTATCAAGCCCTTCAAGTGTTTGCTTGAGCTTGTCTAGAATCCCTCCGGCTTTGAGGACATGCCAGTAAGCTTCAGCAGTAACTGAAAAACCATTAGGGATCTTTACTCCCTTTGGAGTGAGTTCTCTGTACATTTCCCCAAGAGAGGCATTTTTCCCTCCCACAAGCGGAACATCTTCAATCGAAGTCTCATCAAACCAGCGTATGTACTTACTTTTGTTCTCAGACATTTCCCCAAAATCCCCTTTAAAATTATTATGCCTTTAAAATTATTATGTTTTCAAAACAATTATGAAACGTATCCAGGATCTCATGCATTAGTTAGAACGCTTCCCCAGAGCGTACAGGATATCCCTGAATCAGGAAGTTACACGTGCAGATTGTGCATCGATGACAGAAATCAATTTTCCCTATCCAAGTTATTTTGATTTATAGCCTATCCGAAAAGTCAACGTAGGATGTTTAACCTGAAAATATAACCTGAAATGATTTATTTGAGAGTTGAGAGCTTCTCTGCTTTCAGGACCATACTCAGGCCTTCCCGCATAAGTTCCTTTGCTCTTGTCTGACTTTTTGCTTCAGCAAAGATTCGGAAGATTGGTTCTGTACCGGATGGGCGCATAAGAACCCAGCCATCATCGTACCAGATTTTAACACCGTCGGT
The genomic region above belongs to Methanosarcina horonobensis HB-1 = JCM 15518 and contains:
- the gpmI gene encoding 2,3-bisphosphoglycerate-independent phosphoglycerate mutase, whose protein sequence is MTQAGRPKPLMLIIFDGWGYREDKKGNAVMAARTPNFDRLEKEYPWCFLKASGEAVGLPDDLMGNSEVGHLNIGAGRIVYQDLTRINISIRNRDFFKNPAFLNAISNVKVNDSSLHLMGLVSYGGVHSCITHLYALIKLAQEKGIKKVYIHSFLDGRDVPPKTALADIKELDSFCKENGTAKIATVSGRYYAMDRDKRWDRTKLAYYALTEGVAPYTAPDVETAVSEAYRRGETDEFVKPIVITDPEGKPIATIQDNDSVIFFNFRPDRARQITWAFVKEDFDGFVREKRPKVYFVCMTQYDETLNVPIAFPPIKLENVLGEVLSKHGLIQLRIAETEKYAHVTYFLNGGEEKCYRGEDRCLIPSPKIPTYDLKPEMSAYEITDEVIRRIRSGKYDVIVLNFANMDMVGHTGVFEAAVKAVEAVDTCLGRIVEALKEKEGIALITADHGNAEQVINSKTGEPFTAHTSNPVKCIYFGNGDIKALKNGKLSDIAPTILELLGIPKPEEMTGKSLLVKE
- the ppsA gene encoding phosphoenolpyruvate synthase, with translation MSENKSKYIRWFDETSIEDVPLVGGKNASLGEMYRELTPKGVKIPNGFSVTAEAYWHVLKAGGILDKLKQTLEGLDTSDVSELAKRGKNARDLILDAGLPDDLWQEIKSGYDHLCEQYGENTDVAVRSSATAEDLPTASFAGQQESYLNIRGYPALRDACVRCIASLFTDRAISYRVINNFDHFKVALSIGIMKMVRSDLASSGVIFTLDTETGFRDVVFITGSYGLGENIVQGQVNPDEFYVFKPTFKEGYKPIIEKNLGDKEIKMIYGQGGSKMLTRNVEVPEVDRRRFCINDDEVLKLAWYAVTIEDYYSNKDKKSMPMDIEWAKDGVTGELFVVQARPETVQSQKRRDVLETYVLEKKSNVLAKGKSIGDKIASGKAHVIPDVSDLPSFKQGEILIANATTPDWEPVMKIASAIVTNQGGRTSHAAIVSRELGIPAVVGTGNATEVLETGREITVSCAEGEEGLVYDGTLPFHKDTMSLKDAKRPKTAIMMNLGNPDEAFSLSMIPNDGIGLARLEFIISNYIKIHPMALVHPEKVKDHKVLQKIEELTQNSDNKEEYFVDKLAQGVGTIAASFYPKDVVVRTSDFKSNEYASLLGGSDFEVEENNPMLGFRGASRYFNERYREGFALECRAMKKVREEMGLKNLIIMIPFCRTVEEAKKVIAEMEKNGLKRGENELQVYVMCEIPNNVLQIDDFSEYFDGFSIGSNDLTQLTLGVDRDSELLAAEFDERDPGVMKIMAMAVQGAKKNGRHSGICGQAPSDYPEIAEFLVKQGIDSISLNPDSVIKVTLKVLETEKEMGK
- a CDS encoding UPF0228 family protein, translated to MSQISKGIAVFIVVLAFIIILGLFVSALVDPKTQVDTKMPMNMETPVQGKEIGGLFIEFEDGTNEPEVKAILENCNIPVNYSINYNSDILPSRCYIMVDKDKIMDIEGLVDEINLTIPVKKGSNYVLTVTERAIQDKNFLAILEKNNLQVKKSIYCYVHLEDGHMSWNPDEDIPRIKDEFRMNEKVLTVNQEMKVNDLFVEFENGTTESEVKAILENYNMTMNYSIDYNVDYFEDKYYISVDKDKIMDVRNELNKGTNWIAPVFPDIKKGNYYIITVTEQAIQDKNFLAMLEKNDLQVKKSVYCDIILRDESKNSIWEIDALRIKNELERNEKILTISTDGSTQ